The Magnolia sinica isolate HGM2019 chromosome 10, MsV1, whole genome shotgun sequence genome includes a window with the following:
- the LOC131217442 gene encoding UDP-glycosyltransferase 75C1-like, with protein sequence MAHFLLLAYHMPGHINPALQFAQRLIHAGARVTFLTTVYAYRRMIKSTPPEGLSYATFSDGYDDGPSPTADLAELMAQFRQHGSEALADLMRTLANERRPVTCVVYTLLLQWAADVARSLNTPNVLLWIQPATVFAIYYHYFHGYDDLIVKSIEKGPSSSIKLPGLPPLTSKELPSFIIPSASYVFMAASFREQFERLDKEERPRVLINTFDEGEPDSIRAVDGVDQISVGPFFPPEFFDGKNLSHATDGGEMYKNSRNYIEWLDSKPASTVVYVSFGSMVVLPNNQKVEILNGLLESNRPFLWIIRPTENGAGMNDETEFWEKVRMEMERKEGMVVPWCLQLEVLSHSSVGCFISHCGWNSTTESLAAGIPIVCLPCWTDQTSNAKLVEDIWKAGVRAKANGEGVFEHGEVKRCLDLVMGEGGEGIRRNALRWRQLARDAVREGGSSDQNVRAFVMEMTGESGPRDCNGDVQKTNGERERIDDEK encoded by the coding sequence ATGGCGCACTTCCTTCTCCTAGCCTATCACATGCCTGGCCACATCAACCCCGCACTCCAATTCGCCCAGCGCCTCATCCATGCAGGTGCCCGCGTCACCTTTCTCACGACCGTCTACGCCTACCGGCGCATGATAAAATCCACCCCGCCCGAAGGGCTATCCTACGCCACCTTCTCCGACGGCTACGATGACGGCCCAAGTCCCACCGCCGACCTAGCGGAACTCATGGCCCAGTTCAGGCAGCATGGTTCGGAGGCCCTCGCCGACCTCATGCGCACCTTAGCAAACGAGCGCCGTCCCGTCACGTGTGTGGTGTACACGCTCCTTCTCCAATGGGCTGCTGACGTTGCACGTAGCCTCAACACCCCGAACGTGCTCCTCTGGATCCAGCCAGCAACAGTCTTCGCCATTTACTACCACTACTTCCATGGCTACGACGATCTCATCGTCAAGAGCATTGAAAAAGGCCCTTCTTCTTCCATAAAATTACCAGGGTTGCCACCACTCACCTCCAAAGAACTACCTTCATTCATTATCCCTTCCGCTTCATACGTTTTCATGGCCGCATCATTCAGAGAACAGTTTGAGAGGTTGGATAAAGAAGAAAGACCACGTGTTCTCATAAACACGTTCGATGAAGGAGAGCCAGATTCGATCAGAGCTGTTGATGGGGTGGACCAGATCTCTGTGGGACCGTTCTTCCCACCGGAGTTCTTTGATGGAAAGAACCTGTCCCATGCCACTGACGGTGGAGAGATGTATAAGAATTCAAGAAACTACATTGAGTGGTTGGACTCGAAGCCAGCCTCAACGGTAGTTTATGTCTCCTTTGGCAGTATGGTGGTGTTGCCGAATAATCAGAAGGTAGAGATTTTAAATGGGTTGCTCGAAAGCAACCGTCCATTCTTGTGGATCATCAGGCCCACTGAGAACGGGGCTGGAATGAATGACGAGACTGAGTTCTGGGAGAAAGTGAGAATGGAGATGGAGAGGAAAGAAGGGATGGTGGTGCCATGGTGTTTGCAACTGGAGGTTCTTTCACACTCTTCGGTGGGTTGCTTTATTTCGCACTGTGGGTGGAATTCGACGACAGAGAGCTTGGCTGCAGGTATCCCGATAGTGTGTTTACCGTGTTGGACGGATCAGACATCGAATGCGAAGTTGGTGGAGGATATTTGGAAGGCTGGTGTCAGGGCGAAGGCCAATGGAGAGGGAGTTTTCGAACATGGGGAGGTGAAGAGATGTTTGGATTTGGTGATGGGAGAGGGTGGGGAAGGGATTAGAAGGAATGCTTTGAGATGGAGACAGTTGGCCAGGGACGCCGTACGTGAAGGTGGTTCATCTGATCAGAATGTTCGCGCATTTGTGATGGAGATGACAGGTGAAAGTGGACCTAGAGACTGCAATGGCGATGTGCAGAAGACGaatggcgagagagagaggatagatgatgagaaatga